The DNA region AGCAAAGACAAAATTGATGATGTCTATATGACTTGCATCCACGAATCGATCGAGTGCCTTAAACAGGCATTTCATCAACAACTTCATAGTGTTTATCTGTATGGTAGTGTAGCGAGAGGAGAAGCGATTCCAATTAAATCCGATTTAGACCTTATCGCTATGTTCAATACCCAATTGAGTTCAGATAAGTTAGCAGAATTAAACTTACTTGCTGGAGAACTATCTAAAAATTATCGTTCTTTAGTTCGTGATGTCGGTATAGCTGTAGCGTATTATGATTATACGCTTGACCCTGCAAATTATTTCGAAAATGCCTTTCTTAAAGAGCTCTGTGTTTGTGTATATGGAGAGGATCTAGGAGAACGGTTTGGCCCTTATAAGCTTACAGCAGAGATACCAATCCGTTTTAATGGCGATATTGAACAGGTCCTTGAGCGGAAGTTAGCAAGGTTAACAACAGCGTCTGGAGAAGCTTATAAAACCATAACAAAAAGCTTCGCTCGTAAACTAATCCGAACATTCTATTCCATGGTGATGGTGCGTTCTCAGATATGGACGACTCGACTTCACGAGCAAGCTGAAGTCTTTCTTCAGCACTTCCCAGAAAAGAAATCCATCATTCACACTCTGCTTAATTGGATTGATGGACCGCCAATGGACCATAAGGCTGTTTATGAGTTGTTTAAGATGGAGGGGAAGTGGGCGAGCGCTAATTTTATGAGTGAAGCCAAAATGTCTTATAAAGCTAAGGGGTAGATGATTGATTCAATACATCCTCCGATGGATTGACACTCCGGCCTTGTTCCCTTGGCGTCGTTACGCGTGAACACCAC from Paenibacillus ihbetae includes:
- a CDS encoding nucleotidyltransferase family protein encodes the protein MRILIAGYGLDPNGFIVSDVSKDKIDDVYMTCIHESIECLKQAFHQQLHSVYLYGSVARGEAIPIKSDLDLIAMFNTQLSSDKLAELNLLAGELSKNYRSLVRDVGIAVAYYDYTLDPANYFENAFLKELCVCVYGEDLGERFGPYKLTAEIPIRFNGDIEQVLERKLARLTTASGEAYKTITKSFARKLIRTFYSMVMVRSQIWTTRLHEQAEVFLQHFPEKKSIIHTLLNWIDGPPMDHKAVYELFKMEGKWASANFMSEAKMSYKAKG